The following proteins are encoded in a genomic region of Sesamum indicum cultivar Zhongzhi No. 13 linkage group LG8, S_indicum_v1.0, whole genome shotgun sequence:
- the LOC105168883 gene encoding probable serine/threonine-protein kinase PBL5 produces MKMSKGSEVQKVMVILTCIDVNWSGLKWLPDALSLNPGDELILLGLLHLVAPRALSLWAAAKLLGYKDKEDANKVLESTRKFREEEVRRRKEDVSKSPGLMQLQKLCEIEQVKVSVEVEAGSSRKVAAVRVAKRLGATWIILGREMKKDKQYFMDRLSCRISSIKSNNTVIELRGPINEHVSYDEMIPSYSWEDLSPPSAQGATSWKETAFSCSSRPLLHSSRTLVETKSTMRTRQAIQVEMSPLQHEVRKTLESPHRGGENQMEKEFENSICSVCKNRRPTIGLQRDFTYEELREATNGFSRKNFLSEGGFGSVFKGRLKDELVVAVKQHKPASLQGEKEFKSEVHLLSQARHQNVVVLLGSCAEGSHRLLVYEYVCNGSLQERLSDDSQEPLNWEQRIKIALGAARGLAYLHARNIIHRDMRPDNILITHDHESMLGDFGLAKAQQDDTSDTGVVGTLGYLAPEYAESGKMSTKTDVYSYGVVLLQLITGRSTTDEIPGGKSLVGWAEPLLEKKNYPDLVDKRIPDSHNLHQLFWMVLVAERCLKKNPDNRWTMEQVVNVLNCINKVNTDIIIDFSPAESDSSSSIMNS; encoded by the exons ATG aaaatgTCAAAGGGAAGTGAGGTGCAGAAGGTGATGGTGATCCTAACATGCATAGATGTAAATTGGAGTGGACTGAAATGGTTGCCGGATGCCTTGTCTCTTAACCCTGGAGATGAACTCATATTACTTGGACTTCTCCACCTCGTTGCTCCTCGTGCTTTGTCTTTGTGGGCAGCTGCCAAACTTT tGGGATACAAGGATAAAGAGGATGCAAATAAGGTACTTGaatcaacaagaaaatttagagAGGAAGAGGtgagaagaaggaaagaagATGTCAGCAAAAGCCCTGGCTTAATGCAGCTGCAGAAACTGTGTGAAATTGAACAG GTTAAGGTAAGTGTGGAGGTAGAAGCAGGTTCATCTCGTAAAGTGGCGGCTGTCAGAGTGGCGAAAAGGTTGGGTGCCACTTGGATTATCCTTGGCAG GGAGATGaagaaagacaaacaatactTCATGGATAGGCTCTCATGTAGAATATCAAGTATCAAAAGCAACAATACTGTTATAGAACTCAGAGGTCCAATCAATGAACATGTATCATATGATGAAATGATTCCGTCTTATTCATGGGAAGACCTCTCTCCACCCA GTGCTCAAGGAGCAACCTCATGGAAAGAAACAGCATTTTCTTGTTCTAGTAGGCCTTTGCTGCATAGTTCCCGAACATTAGTAGAGACTAAAAGCACTATGAGAACCAGACAGGCAATACAGGTGGAGATGTCTCCTTTGCAACATGAAGTACGTAAGACGCTTGAGAGTCCACATAGGGGTGGCGAGAACCAAATGGAGAaggaatttgaaaattctatttGTTCTGTCTGCAAGAACAGGCGGCCTACAATTGGTCTGCAGAGGGACTTTACTTATGAAGAGCTTCGTGAGGCTACAAATGGGTTCTCGAGAAAGAATTTCCTATCAGAAGGTGGGTTTGGCTCTGTTTTCAAAGGTAGGCTGAAAGATGAGCTGGTAGTAGCTGTTAAGCAGCACAAACCAGCCAGCCTCCAGGGAGAGAAGGAATTCAAGTCCGAAGTGCATTTGCTTAGCCAAGCAAGACATCAAAATGTAGTAGTGCTATTGGGCTCATGTGCTGAAGGAAGCCACAGGTTACTTGTTTATGAATACGTCTGCAATGGCTCATTGCAGGAACGCTTGTCAG ATGACAGCCAGGAGCCTCTCAACTGGGAGCAGAGAATCAAAATAGCCTTGGGAGCTGCCAGAGGCTTGGCGTATCTCCATGCACGCAACATCATCCACAGAGATATGAGGCCAGACAATATTCTCATCACGCATGACCATGAATCAATG CTGGGAGATTTTGGCCTTGCCAAAGCGCAACAGGATGATACATCTGATACTGGTGTGGTTGGCACTCTTGGATACCTGGCACCGGAATATGCAGAAAGCGGGAAAATGTCTACAAAGACCGATGTCTACTCATATGGAGTGGTTTTATTGCAGCTTATCACTGGACGAAGTACCACAGATGAGATACCTGGAGGGAAAAGTCTCGTTGGATGG GCAGAACCACTTCTGGAGAAGAAAAACTACCCAGACCTTGTTGACAAAAGGATTCCAGACTCCCACAATCTCCACCAACTATTTTGGATGGTGTTGGTTGCTGAGAGATGTCtgaaaaagaatcctgataatAGGTGGACAATGGAACAG GTGGTGAATGTTTTGAACTGCATAAATAAAGTCAACACAGATATCATTATCGACTTCTCACCAGCAGAATCGGATTCCAGTAGCAGTATAATGAACTCTTAG